GAGGCGGCCGCGCAGCTCCGCGCGGACCGCCAGCGGCGCGGTGACCGCGGTCAACGACTCGCGGGCGCGCAGGAGTTCGTCCTCCGCCTTCTCCTCCAGGGACTCCAGGAGCGGGGAGAGACGATGCCACTGGGCGTGTCTGCGGTACTCGGCGGCCGTCGCCAGCTGCTCCTGCAGCGCGGTCGGCGGACCGCTGACCGCCGGCACCTCCGACGCGGCGATCTTCGCGAGCACCTCGCCGCGGGCGCTCCTCGCCTCGGCGAGCGTGCGGTCCGCGCGGCTGAGTACGTCCCGCAGCTTCACCAGCCGCGCCTCCGCGTCCTGCCGGACCGTGAGCACCGCGTCGATCTCCCGGCGCACCTCCTCCAGGGCGCGCGCCTCACGGTCGTACGTCGTCGTGTCCGGGCGTCCGCCGCCGGGCGCCGAACTGCCCTGTGCGGGAACCCAGAAGTCGAGCGGGTCGGAGACGACCCGCTCGCGCAGCGTGGTCAGCGTCCGCGTGATCCGCTCCAGGTCGTCGCCCGCCGGGTGCTCGCCGGGGCGTACGCCCACGGAGTGTGCGAGCCGGCGGGTCCGCTGGAGCTCCGCGGCCAGTAAATCGATCCGGGCGGGCAGCGCGGACCACACGGCGTCCGCGGCGACGACCATGTCCAGCGAGGAGGCGTACAGCTCGTTCATCCGCTCGACCAGGGCCGTCAGCGAGAAGCGCTCGCTGAGCCTGCCGCTGCCGGCGAGCGTCGGCGCGTTCGCCGTGGCCGTGGCGCTGCCCGCGACCGTGACGCTCTCGCCGCGCAGCAGCTCGGTCAGCTCGGTCAGATCGTCACGGCTGGACCAGCGCCTGCGGGAACGGATCTCGCGCGCGGAGCGCAGCGCGTCCGTGTACGCGTCGAAGTACGCCCACAGCAGGGTGATCGACGCCTCCGCGGACGTCCAGCGCTCCTTGGTCGTGCCGGTGAGCTCGGCGCCCTCCAGGAGTCTGCGGCCCGCGTGGTCCTGCAGGGCGAGGAGCGAGGTCTCGATCGCCTCGTGCTCCGCGCCGAGCCGCGCCAGCGCACGGTCCACCTCGTCCCGGTCCATCACCGGCCCGGGGGGTCCCGTGACGCCCATCGATCACCTCTCGCTCTCTGTCGTTCCCTGTGCGCGTGTCCGGTGCGCCCGGGTAACTCTCCAGTCGTATCGGGTCGGTTACTTGTACTTCGCCGCAGGCGGGTTCGCCGACTCGGAGTCCGCGCCCAGGGTCGGGGACAGCCACTTGTCGTACGACGCGCGCCAGCCGTTCCTGCGGTAGTCCACGAGGACCTGGTTGACCCGGCGTACCAGATCGTCGGCGTCCTTCTTCATCGCCACCCCGTAATACTCGGTCGTGAAGCGGTCGCCCTTGAGCTCCACCGTCGGATCCTGCGCGGCCTGGCTCGCGGCGAGCGCGCCGTCGGTCACGACGGCGTCGACCTCACCGAGCTGCAGCCGCACCAGACAGTCGAGCTGATTGGGCACGGTGGTGGATATGTCGGCGCTGGAGACGAGCTTGCCGCCGTCCTTGTCCGCCTTCAGCTTGTCGTACGCGGTGGAGCCCGTCGCCGAGCAGATCCTTTTCTCCGCCAGCGACTTGTCGTACCCCGTGATGTCCGAGGTCTTCGGGGCCAGGACCTGCTGGCCCGTCAGGAAGTACGGCGCGGAGAAGGCGACGTCCTTGAGGCGGGCGCAGTTGATCGTCATCGAGCGGACCACCATGTCGACCCGGTCGTTCTTGATCGCCGGGATGCGCTGGATGGTGGGGATGGCCCGGAACCGGACCGCGTTCGGGTCGCCGAGGATCTCTCTCGCGATCTCGCGCGCGAGATCGATGTCGAAGCCCTCCAGGTCGCTGCTCTTCCTCGTGCTGTTCGGATCGCGGTAGCCCCAGCGGTAGCTGTTCTGGTCGACGCCGACCCGCAGATAGCCGCGCTTCTTGATGGCCGCGATCGTCTCGCCGCTCTCGTCACGAGACGGGGAGAGGCTCTGGTCCTGCGGATCCGTGCAGGTGTCGTCCGCGGCCTGGGTGACCTGGGCCACTCCCTTGCCGCCGATTCCCGTGCTGCCGTCCCCGCCCGTGTTGCTCAGCGGCAGCAGCAGTGCGAAGACCACGGCGAGGGCGCAGGCGACGGCCATCGCGCCCACGCCGCCCCAGCCCTTCAGGCTCGCCCTCAGGCGTCGTGCCGTCATCGCCGCTCCCCTCTCACCGGTACTCCGAAAGCCTGCGCCCGATGCCGAGCAACGCGCCCGACGCGGCCAGCACCGCGAGGACGGCCGCGCCCAGCGGGAGGCCGGTCATCGCGTCCCGGCCGTCGCCCGCCGCCTGCTTGAACTCGCTCTCCTCGTGGGTGAGCGCGAGCGCCAGATTCTTGTCGACGCCGTCGAAGCACTCGCCGGTCGGCTTGTCGCTCCTGGAGCCGATCACCTTGTCCAGAGCGCCCTGGTAGTCGCCCGCGTCGTCGGCCGCGCGGGCCTCGTTGTGGCGGGACTTCCAGACCTTCATGTTGCCGGTGGCGGCCTGCACGGGGTTCTCGCCGACCTTGTCGTCGGCGAGGTCGGCGGCCAGGGCCAGGCCCTTGGTGAGCGTCTTCATGTCCTGCTGGAAGTCGTAGTCGAAGGCGTCGACAGTCGTCGTGCCGTCGGCCAGCGTCCTGGTCTCGGCGCCTCGGCTGACCAGCGTCAGGTTCTCGTTGCCCCGCGCGTTCAGTGAGGCGATCCGGGCGTCGTGCAGCACGTTCAGCGAGCGGACGCCGTGGTCGTACGACTCGTTCAGCCCCGCGCGCGCGACGCTGTGCCCGACGACGAGCCACAGCAGGACGACCGCGGAGGCGGCGCTGGCGGCGACCATGCCCTGGTTCAACACCCGGTTCGTGCGCCGGTAGTTACGGCGCTGGGCCCATACCAGTCCGCCCAGCGCCAGCACGCCGAGGCCGATGGCGGCCCACGGGTAGGGCTTCGCGTCGGCGTAGTCGGCGCTCAGCCGCTGGTTCTCCCGCTCGTAGAGATCCTGGGCCGCCGGGAGCATCTCCTTCTGCATCTTCTCGTTCGCGTACCGCAGATAGGCGCCGCCGAGCGGGTAGCCCTGCCGGTTGTTGGCGCGGGCCCGCTCGATCAGGCCCTTGTACTCGGGCAGCAGCCTGTTCAGCTTGGAGATGGTCTCCGCCGAGGGGGAGCCAGGTTCCGAGCTGTTGGCGGCGGTGATCAGCTTCTCGGCGGCGGTCTTGATGTCCTTCTCGTACCGGTCGCGGGAGACCTTCGTCTCCTGGCCGCCCGCCAGGAAGGCGCTGGACGCCGCCGTGTTCGCGTCCGCGAGGGAGCGGTAGATGTCGGCCGCGCTCGCGCTCAGCGGCTGGCTGCTGTGCAGCACGTCGTCCGCGGCGGCCGAACGCTCCGTCATCTGCCAGGCGGTGACGGCGCCGAACGCGACGACCAGGAGGGCGAGGACGGCGCCGATGATGCGGAGCCGGCCCGGTTCCGTCGTCGCCGCGGCGCGCAGGCGGTCGACGCCCTCCGCCCACGCCGTACGCCGTTCGGGCGTCGCCGGATCGGTCTGCGGCGCGGTGAACTGGCCGTGTGGCGCGGTGGGTTGGGCCTGCGGCGGTACGCCCGGAAAAGTGGGCGTACGTGTGGGCGCGGGCGTGGGCTGCCCCGGTGGCGCCGCGCTGCCGTTCGGCGGGTGTGTCACTTGACCTCCCCCATGGTCATTCGCTCTTGCTCACCTTCGCCCGTGCTCGGGTAGCACGCACAAGGCTGCACGGCCGCAAGTATCGCCGCCGGGACTGACATCCGCACAGGCCTTGCCTGGATCTTGTTCGGATCACAGCGCAGCACGAAGCTCCCCGCACCACCCCCCTGCCCATGAACACGCGTTCCGAACGCGTTCGGTTCCCGGCCTACGCGGGTACGGGCCAGGCTTCTTTCGCCTCCGCCCCTTCCCGTCCCGTACCTGGGGGCTGCCGCACCCAGACCCCCGCTTATCGCGCTTCGCGCTCGTCCTCAAACGCCGGACGGGCTGAAATCGGAGCTTGTGAGGATGACTAGTTGCTGGGTCGCCCGGGTCATCGCGACATAGCGGTCTACCGCTCCTTCGATGCCGTTGCCGAAGTTCTCCGGGTCGATGAGGACGACCAGGTCGAACTCGAGCCCCTTCGACAGCTCCGGGGTCAGCGACCGGACGCGGGACGTCGGCCGGAACGTGGGATCGCCGATGACGCAGGCGATCCCGTCGGCATGCGCGTCGAGCCAGGCGTCGAGGACCGAGTCCAGATCCGCAACGGATCCGTGGACGACGGGGATGTCGCTGCTGCGGATGGAGGCCGGCACATTGGCGTCCGGGAGCACGGCTCGGATGACCGGCTCCGCTTCCGTCATGACCTCTTCCGGCGTCCGGTAGTTGATGCTCAGGGAGGCCACGTCGATCCGGTCGAGCCCGATCCGCTCCAGCCGTTCCTGCCACGACTCCGTGAACCCGTGCCTGGCCTGGGCGCGGTCCCCGACAATGGTGAAGCTCCGGGACGGGCAGCGCAGCAGCAGCATCTGCCACTCCGCGTCGGTCAGTTCCTGGGCCTCGTCCACGACGATGTGCGCGAACGGGCCGGCGAGCAGGTCTGGGTCGGCGGGGGGCAGTTCGGACTCGTCGACCAGGCTGACCTGGGCGTCCTGGCCGCGCAGCATCGTCACCAGGCCTTCGCCGTCGTCACCGTCTGCGCCGGAGTTGGCTGCGGCCTCGATCAGGTTGTCGACGACCTGCGCCATGTGCTCGCGCTGGGCGGCGAGGATGGCCTCGTGCCGACGCCGCCGCCGTGCCGTTTCCGGGTCGCCGAGTCGCTGCCGTGCCGCGTCCAGGAGCGGCAGGTCGGACACCGTCCAGGCCTGGGCATCCTCGCGCCGCAGTTTCCATACGTCCTCGGGACTGAGCCAGGGGGCGCACATGCGCAGGTAGGCGGGTACTGACCACAGGTCTCCGACGAGGTCGGCCGCTTCGAGCAGCGGCCATGCGCGGTCGAGGGCGCCGACCAGCTCCTCGTCGTGCAGCAGCGACCTGCGGAACAGGTCGGGCGGGACGTCGCCGTCGTGCTTGTCCAGCAGGATCGTGACCAGCTCCTCCCAGATCTGGTCGCGCGCTTCGTTGTGCGGAGTACCTGGTCCTGGTGCTTCGAACGCCTCGGCCCAGTCGTCGGCGCTCAGCCAGACGTCGGACCAGGAGGTCGTGACCGTCATCCCCTGGGCGGGCGGCTCCTCGTAGAACCTGACGGCCTTCTCGATCGCCTTCACCATGTCCGCGGACGACTTCAGGAGGGCCACGTCAGAGTCGGTCTCGACCGCCGCTCCGGCTCCCTCGGCGACGAGGTCCCGCAGGGTGCAGGTCTGTACCCCCTCCTCTCCGAGGCTGGGGAGGACGTCTTCGACGTAGGCCAGGTACGGCTGGTGCGGGCCGACGAACAGCACGCCGCCCCGACGGTGACTGAGGCGGGGGTCGGAGTAGAGGAGGTAGGCGGAGCGGTGCAGAGCGACGACGGTCTTGCCCGTACCCGGACCGCCGTCGACGACGAGAGCGCCGCGGGATCCCGCGCGGATGATGGCGTCCTGGTCGGCCTGGATGGTGGCGAGCACGTCTCGCATCCGGTCCGACCGGTTGCTGCCCAGGCTGGCGATGAAGGCGGACTGGTCGTCCAGCGCGGCGTGCCCGGCGAAGGCGTCCGAGGTGAACACCTCGTCCCAGTAGTCGCTGATCCGGCCGCGGGTCCAGCGATACCTGCGGCGGCTTGCCAGACCCATCGAGTTGGCGTGGGTGGCTCCGAAGAAGGGCTCAGCCGCGGGGGAGCGCCAGTCGAGCAGCAGCCGACGGCCCGCGCTGTCCGTAAGGCCAAGCCGGCCGACGTACACGGGCTCG
This genomic interval from Streptomyces dengpaensis contains the following:
- a CDS encoding glutamate ABC transporter substrate-binding protein; its protein translation is MTARRLRASLKGWGGVGAMAVACALAVVFALLLPLSNTGGDGSTGIGGKGVAQVTQAADDTCTDPQDQSLSPSRDESGETIAAIKKRGYLRVGVDQNSYRWGYRDPNSTRKSSDLEGFDIDLAREIAREILGDPNAVRFRAIPTIQRIPAIKNDRVDMVVRSMTINCARLKDVAFSAPYFLTGQQVLAPKTSDITGYDKSLAEKRICSATGSTAYDKLKADKDGGKLVSSADISTTVPNQLDCLVRLQLGEVDAVVTDGALAASQAAQDPTVELKGDRFTTEYYGVAMKKDADDLVRRVNQVLVDYRRNGWRASYDKWLSPTLGADSESANPPAAKYK
- the helR gene encoding RNA polymerase recycling motor ATPase HelR, coding for MNPVTTSAFDLPDHLSPKADPTLIGGDEQHFAAIAESLEQAIAELSDRLDAVRRAPGGLGREAMERDTEIHRLTGRLRALRRFGLDLCLGHMVSADHPEPVYVGRLGLTDSAGRRLLLDWRSPAAEPFFGATHANSMGLASRRRYRWTRGRISDYWDEVFTSDAFAGHAALDDQSAFIASLGSNRSDRMRDVLATIQADQDAIIRAGSRGALVVDGGPGTGKTVVALHRSAYLLYSDPRLSHRRGGVLFVGPHQPYLAYVEDVLPSLGEEGVQTCTLRDLVAEGAGAAVETDSDVALLKSSADMVKAIEKAVRFYEEPPAQGMTVTTSWSDVWLSADDWAEAFEAPGPGTPHNEARDQIWEELVTILLDKHDGDVPPDLFRRSLLHDEELVGALDRAWPLLEAADLVGDLWSVPAYLRMCAPWLSPEDVWKLRREDAQAWTVSDLPLLDAARQRLGDPETARRRRRHEAILAAQREHMAQVVDNLIEAAANSGADGDDGEGLVTMLRGQDAQVSLVDESELPPADPDLLAGPFAHIVVDEAQELTDAEWQMLLLRCPSRSFTIVGDRAQARHGFTESWQERLERIGLDRIDVASLSINYRTPEEVMTEAEPVIRAVLPDANVPASIRSSDIPVVHGSVADLDSVLDAWLDAHADGIACVIGDPTFRPTSRVRSLTPELSKGLEFDLVVLIDPENFGNGIEGAVDRYVAMTRATQQLVILTSSDFSPSGV